In Anaerosporomusa subterranea, the genomic window GCAAAACCAGCCCGCCTACAATTTGCGCGATATAAAGATCTACTGTTAATGGTGGTACGTTGAGTAAAACATAATGTTTGGTTAGATATGGCGCAAGGTCAGCGAAAAAGGCCTGCTTCGCTAGAACCTCTCCCAATACTCCACCTAGAACGGCACCGATAATCAGAAACAGCACCAATAATAGCCAGCCTCTGCCTTTGCTTGCTCTCACAATAGATCCTCCTGAAAACCCTTAACGTGTTTCCTGTATATGATTCTACAAAAAAGCAAAAAAACCTTGCGCGCAGCAAGGTTTTTCTCAGCTACGAACCAGCAATATTTAACATTTCGATTACGATTGTTGGAATTGAAGCTCAAACCATTGCTTACCTGCTTTTTCGGTTTGTTTCCAACCCTCAGCAAGCAACTTCTTAACCAAGCCGTCAAATGCAGCCTTATACTTGCGGTTTTTTTCATTCGGCCCGTAAATTTCAAAGCCGGTTAACGTGAATTTATCAGACACCGCTATCGTAGCACCATCCTCGCCAACTGCTTCAAAGCGGCATATCTCTTTGCCAAAAAGGGACCACTTCTCGTCAACCTGACGAAACACCACATTGCAAACCAGTTTGTCAACGACTTTCGT contains:
- a CDS encoding zinc ribbon domain-containing protein; translated protein: MNCAHCGTILPEQANFCLQCGAVQQTKVVDKLVCNVVFRQVDEKWSLFGKEICRFEAVGEDGATIAVSDKFTLTGFEIYGPNEKNRKYKAAFDGLVKKLLAEGWKQTEKAGKQWFELQFQQS
- a CDS encoding DUF4321 domain-containing protein, which codes for MRASKGRGWLLLVLFLIIGAVLGGVLGEVLAKQAFFADLAPYLTKHYVLLNVPPLTVDLYIAQIVGGLVLQPSLMSILGMLLGIFIYRRF